ACATAACGTATATGGCATGCCATAGCAAGCTCCAGGCCTCCGCCCAGTGCAGCTCCATGAATCGCCGCTATAACCGGGATATGAAAGTTTTCTATTCTGTTGAACAGTTCCTGCCCTTTACTTGAAAGTCCTTCATAATCAGAGGCTCCTTGTAAAGAGGTAAATTCTTTAATGTCAGCTCCTGCTGAAAAAAACTTTCCTTCCCCTTTAAGTAAAATGGCTTTAATCGACTCATCTTGTTCAATCCGATCCATTTCTTCTGACAAATCCTGAAGAATAGTACTGGACAGAGCATTCGCTGGTGGACTCTGTATTGTAATTTCTGCTACTTGTTCTTTCACCTGTAATGTAAGAGTTGACAACCAAATTCCCTCCTTTAATTTTTGGAATGGGCTAATCCATGGATAAACAAACTATGGACTTCTTTTGCCTGGTCTACTATGTTATAGCGCTGTTCTTTCATAACCCAGTTCGTTACCGTCTCATCCATGGTTCCAAAAATCATTTGTCGGACAAGACGGCGATCCAGGTTATCACGGAACAGCCCTTCCTCTACCCCTTCTTGAACAATCTCATCAATGACATTTAAATACCCTTTTAAAACTTCATTGATTTGCTGTCTGAGTTCTGAATTAGATTGACGCAACTCTAACTGAGTTACTATCGCTAAATGATGATCTGCAGCGAGCTGCTCAAAATGAGTTTCAATCAATTTAAGAAGTTTTTCCTCAGCTGATTGTCTAGAAGTGGTTTCCTCCTGAATTCTCTCTATGAATTGGCCCATTTTCTCCTGGAATAGCGAAACAAGTATATCTTCCTTGTTTTTAAAATAAAGATAAATTGTACCATCCGCCACTCCCGCTTTCTTGGCGATTTTTGAAACTTGCGAAGAGTGGTATCCATTTTCAGCAATGACTTCTACCGCTGCATCAATTATTTGTTTGTATTTAGGTTTATTCTTTTTCACTACAATCTCCTGCCTATCTTTGTTGAAAATGAATGAATGGTCATTCATCTATTATATTACTATCCAGAAAAATATCTGTCAACTTTCATTTAACACTCTTTTAAATTTACTGAATGCTTTCTTTACCCTCTAATTTTCTCTTTTCTTCTTCCACCAGCGTACGTCTCAGAATTTTACCTACTGCCGTTTTTGGAAGTTCCCGACGGAATTCATAGATGCGGGGCACTTTGTAGGAGGCTATATTCTGACGGCAATACTCATCTAACTCTTCTTCGGTTATTTCGCTTCCCTGCTTTTTCACAATAAATGCTTTGACGGTTTCACCTCGATAAGGATCTGGAACACCAACGATAACTGCTTCCTGAATTTCTGAATGTTCATACAATACTTCTTCCACTTCACGAGGATAAATATTATACCCCCCCGCAATAATCATATCTTTTTTACGGTCTACTACATAAAAGTAACCTTCTTCATCCATACGTCCCATGTCTCCTGTACGAAACCAGCCATCTTCACTGAGAACTTGTGCTGTCTCCTCAGGCTTGTTCCAATAGCCTTTCATCACTTGGGGACCTTTGACTACAATTTCCCCAATTTCTCCGATTTCTGCTTCTTCGTCGGCTTCCATCCGGTATATTTTAGCATCAGTATCAGGCCAAGGAATTCCTACGCTTCCACTGACTCGCCGTCCCCATATTAAATTGGAATGAGTGGTGGGAGAAGTCTCTGTTAACCCGTACCCTTCTACAAGCTTCCCATTCGTTATTCTTTCAAAATTTTCCTGAACTTCTACAGGAAGAGGTGCTGAGCCGCTGATACATGCCTCAATTGAAGACAAATCATATTTCTCCAGATCCGGATGATTTAAAAGGGCAATATAAATCGTAGGGGCTCCTGGGAATAAAGTCGGCCGCTGCTTTTCAATCACCTTTAACACTTCTTCTGCGTCGAATTTAGGCATTAGGACCATCTTGTTTCCCATCATAACGGAAAGGTTCATAACGGATGTCATTCCGTACACATGAAAGAATGGAAGAATGGCGAGTACCACTTCCTTACCTTCTTCACATTTGTACAACCATCTTTTAGCCATTTGCGTATTTACTACAAGATTATAATGAGTCAGCATAACTCCTTTTGGAAAACCAGTAGTTCCACCGGTATATTGAAGAAGAGCTAAATCTTCTTTAGGATTCACCTTAACAGGCGTTACATTTCCGCTTGATGTTTTTAGTATATTCTTCCAAATATGAGTGTCACTCGATTGTTCCGGTTTTACTAATACCTGATATTGTCTCTTCTGTACAAATGGATACAGCCTGTTTTTTGGAAATGGTAAATAATCTTTAATTCCGGTAACAATAATATGTTCAAGCGGAGTGTTCGGCTTAACATTAGCTGCTTTTGGATAAAGAATATCCAGACAGATAATCATTTTGGTTCCAGAATCTTTCATTTGATACTCAAGCTCTCTCTCCATGTATAAGGGGTTGGTTTGGACCACAATCCCTCCTGCCATTAGGATAGCATAATATGCAATCACAGACTGTGGGCAGTTAGGAAGCATTATAGATACTCGGTCCCCTTTATTTAAACCTTTCTCTTGTAAATAGCTGGCAAGTAACCGTGATTCCTTATAAATCTGCTGATAGGTTAATTCCTTACCCATAAAATAAAGCGCTTTCTTTTCGCCGTATGCCTGTGCACTTGCTTCTAAATAATCATGCAGTGGCTTTTCGTCATATTCCAAAGTGGTAGGTACTTCTGGTGGATAATGTTCATGCCAGGGGCGTTGAAAAGTGTCCATATCGTATTGCCTCCCTTTAGTCTTATATATCCATTATAACGATTAATGAAAAAAAATTGAAATATAATTTTAAATTTTGAAAAAATTAACTGTAAATATTGGCCTATCATAACAATCATCTTATACGCCGTCTCATGGCTTTTTGCGTCTCTAGGTCATAGCTGGCTAAAGGATCTTCTCCCGAGTTACGCTTTAATAAAAAGCTCTATTATAGTTTATTGTTGATTTTTCACAAGAAGCTTATTACGCAATAGGGCCGGATTGTGGAAGACTCGATTTCGAGATAATTTGGGTTCGTTACGTTAAAAAGTATAGGATTGGTGAGAATAACGAACGCTTTTATAACAGAGAATGCTCTCCTTCTTAATCGGACCTAAATGCTTTTATGACAAGCTATTTCACATCGTTATAGCATGAAAATAGCCTCATGATCACATGCTTTTTTTCTCATCAACCCGTTAATGTCTTAAATGGTTTCGAGTTTCTGATTCGGCTAGGTCCGGAGGGGAACAGAGAGACTCCTGCGGGATAAACATGAGGTCGCTGAAAACTGAGAATTTATGAAAGGTAGACTCCAAAAAAGCGGCCTGGATGGATTTAGCTTTCCTCCAGCACGCTTTTCTTTTACTTTTTTAAGTTCCAGAATACCCCCTCTTTTTAGATAGATCTCCGTTGCTTCCACGATGAGCGTTCGGTGGTGACGCCTGCGGGAACAGCGCGAGCCGAAGATCCACTAGGTCAAGTGAACTTCTTGACCTAGTTAGCTGAGGCCGTGCCCGCGGCAAGCATCCACCGATAAGCGATTCGTGAGAAGCAACAACAAACTTTAACAACTCCCCTGGGTAGAAAGGAGTTTTTCACTCACCTCATCAACATGATCGGTGAGCCTCCGCAGAGCTTGCTCGAGGAAGTTCAGCACAAGGGGTGTTCGACTAAGATCGGCACTTCCTGTGGCAACGTCGAACGACCTTGCTTCGTGCAGGGCCGGAAAGCGAAATCGTCCCCGGAGTACCTTCCTCATAACGAATATCTCGAAATCAAGTCTTACAGTATCGGGATCTTTACCTTAATATCAACACGTAAGTTTAACAGATCCTATTGAAAAAGCCTTCTTCACGTGTGAAGAAGGCTTCCTTCTAATAAAGAATAAAAAATAAAATTCCAATCAGTAGAAAAACAGCTGCAACAACCATTAATACTTTTGCTAAGGTTTCCATGATGTCGCCCCTTAAATGATATTCGCTCCAATTACATACGAAAGACCTACCGAGATGATGAATGATATAAAACCAACGGCACGATTATCTGTTGCTATTTCTTCGTCAATTTTAAAGGAAGGCGTTAAGAATTCATAAATAAAATAGC
The Halobacillus halophilus DSM 2266 DNA segment above includes these coding regions:
- a CDS encoding TetR/AcrR family transcriptional regulator, with protein sequence MKKNKPKYKQIIDAAVEVIAENGYHSSQVSKIAKKAGVADGTIYLYFKNKEDILVSLFQEKMGQFIERIQEETTSRQSAEEKLLKLIETHFEQLAADHHLAIVTQLELRQSNSELRQQINEVLKGYLNVIDEIVQEGVEEGLFRDNLDRRLVRQMIFGTMDETVTNWVMKEQRYNIVDQAKEVHSLFIHGLAHSKN
- a CDS encoding long-chain-fatty-acid--CoA ligase, which encodes MDTFQRPWHEHYPPEVPTTLEYDEKPLHDYLEASAQAYGEKKALYFMGKELTYQQIYKESRLLASYLQEKGLNKGDRVSIMLPNCPQSVIAYYAILMAGGIVVQTNPLYMERELEYQMKDSGTKMIICLDILYPKAANVKPNTPLEHIIVTGIKDYLPFPKNRLYPFVQKRQYQVLVKPEQSSDTHIWKNILKTSSGNVTPVKVNPKEDLALLQYTGGTTGFPKGVMLTHYNLVVNTQMAKRWLYKCEEGKEVVLAILPFFHVYGMTSVMNLSVMMGNKMVLMPKFDAEEVLKVIEKQRPTLFPGAPTIYIALLNHPDLEKYDLSSIEACISGSAPLPVEVQENFERITNGKLVEGYGLTETSPTTHSNLIWGRRVSGSVGIPWPDTDAKIYRMEADEEAEIGEIGEIVVKGPQVMKGYWNKPEETAQVLSEDGWFRTGDMGRMDEEGYFYVVDRKKDMIIAGGYNIYPREVEEVLYEHSEIQEAVIVGVPDPYRGETVKAFIVKKQGSEITEEELDEYCRQNIASYKVPRIYEFRRELPKTAVGKILRRTLVEEEKRKLEGKESIQ